One genomic segment of Rhizorhabdus phycosphaerae includes these proteins:
- a CDS encoding dihydrodipicolinate synthase family protein → MSKRSRVNWRGYIPAITTPFDADRQLDLAGLGRLLEWLEAEGMHGLVIAGTTGEWTSLSPAERKQLFAAAGDQLGKRLPLIAGCSAFTAPEVVDFAEAAAAHHFEGVLVTPPPYLRPNADEIVDFYTDVSKRTPLPICVYNWPPGTAIDMPVELLERLADIENVVAIKQSTSDLRSFVGTFFALNEKVRVFGHSMDEHGLALLQARGGDGTMGAGAVLGRVHPDFYNHLWAGEIDAARACGVKDRMILDHWYTRELVGRFGSGPAVLKAGLNVQGLPGGFVRRPLRDVADEHIATIRETLVAAGRL, encoded by the coding sequence TTGAGCAAGCGATCTCGCGTCAACTGGCGGGGCTATATCCCTGCGATCACGACACCTTTCGACGCCGATCGGCAGCTCGATCTGGCCGGCCTCGGCCGGCTGCTCGAGTGGCTCGAGGCAGAAGGCATGCACGGCCTCGTCATCGCCGGCACCACCGGCGAGTGGACCAGCCTCAGCCCGGCCGAGCGCAAGCAGCTGTTCGCAGCCGCTGGCGACCAATTGGGCAAGCGCCTGCCGCTCATTGCCGGCTGCAGCGCTTTCACCGCACCCGAGGTGGTAGATTTCGCCGAAGCGGCCGCGGCGCATCATTTCGAGGGCGTGCTGGTGACCCCGCCGCCGTACCTCCGACCCAATGCCGACGAGATCGTCGACTTTTACACCGACGTGTCGAAGCGCACCCCATTGCCGATCTGCGTGTATAACTGGCCGCCGGGCACCGCGATCGACATGCCGGTCGAACTGCTCGAGCGTCTGGCCGACATCGAGAATGTCGTGGCGATCAAGCAGTCGACCAGCGACCTGCGCAGCTTCGTCGGCACCTTCTTCGCGCTGAACGAAAAGGTTCGCGTGTTCGGCCATTCGATGGATGAGCACGGCCTGGCGCTGCTGCAGGCGCGCGGCGGCGACGGAACCATGGGGGCCGGCGCGGTCCTGGGCCGCGTCCACCCCGACTTCTACAATCACCTTTGGGCAGGGGAGATAGACGCGGCCCGCGCTTGCGGCGTAAAGGACCGCATGATCCTCGACCATTGGTACACCCGCGAACTGGTCGGCCGCTTCGGGTCCGGGCCGGCCGTGCTCAAGGCCGGGCTCAACGTGCAGGGCCTTCCTGGCGGTTTCGTCCGTCGACCGCTGCGCGATGTCGCCGACGAGCATATCGCCACGATCCGGGAGACCCTGGTCGCCGCCGGGCGGCTCTAG